The following proteins come from a genomic window of Aptenodytes patagonicus chromosome W, bAptPat1.pri.cur, whole genome shotgun sequence:
- the LOC143172272 gene encoding molybdopterin synthase sulfur carrier subunit-like, whose translation MIVLCQVVVQYFTRRAELAGLRSENLLVPQQVTSLQLWEEIVKIHPRLVVIWDQVVFAVQQVYMLLGDQFLVLQPRDKVAIIPPISGG comes from the exons ATGATTGTGCTGTGT CAGGTCGTCGTGCAGTATTTCACCAGGAGAGCGGAGCTGGCGGGGCTGCGCTCTGAGAACCTCTTGGTGCCACAGCAGGtcacttctctgcagctctgggagGAGATTGTTAAGATTCATCCAAG GCTTGTTGTCATCTGGGATCAAGTGGTTTTTGCTGTTCAGCAGGTGTATATGCTTCTTGGAGACCAGTTCCTggtcctgcagcccagagacaAGGTTGCCATCATCCCACCAATTAGTGGAGGCTGA
- the LOC143172136 gene encoding LOW QUALITY PROTEIN: molybdopterin synthase catalytic subunit-like (The sequence of the model RefSeq protein was modified relative to this genomic sequence to represent the inferred CDS: inserted 1 base in 1 codon) gives MGVSEDVPEDFIQLKSEKLSADXSELVISPYCEAASLFIGTTRKNFEGKKVIHLEYEVYTSMAETEIKKICRDVRQKWPSVKHIAVHHRLGLVPITEASVIISVSSPYRAESLEAVMYCINTLKASVPIWKKEIYEDKYSWKENKECFWANSEK, from the exons ATGGGTGTAAGCGAAGATGTGCCAGAAGATTTTATCCAGCTCAAGTCTGAAAAGCTCTCTGCAG GGTCAGAGCTGGTCATTTCACCATACTGTGAGGCAGCATCTCTGTTCA TAGGTACTACGAGAAaaaattttgaagggaaaaaagtgattCACTTAGAGTATGAAGTGTATACTTCAATGGCAGAGACCgaaataaagaaaatctgcagAGATGTTAGACAGAAATGGCCATCAGTCAAACATATTGCAGTACACCATAGACTTGG TCTGGTTCCAATAACTGAAGCAAGTGTAATTATTTCAGTCTCCTCTCCATACAGAGCAGAATCCCTTGAAGCTGTAATGTACTGCATCAACACCTTAAAAGCGTCCGTCCCAATATGGAAAAAG GAGATTTATGAGGACAAAtattcttggaaagaaaacaaggaatgcTTTTGggcaaattcagaaaaataa